The following coding sequences lie in one Enterococcus sp. 9E7_DIV0242 genomic window:
- a CDS encoding WxL domain-containing protein encodes MKYSKILLSAVLLGSSLGLGVTGFAEDKSTDATVDYTTGGITFDPNTGDASASLPTNLNFGSHAIQSKVDETWVATTDGVQASPVTTGSVAISDNRGTDGTGWTVKVLQAEQFQAGSNELAGAALSIDGGAVTNNVGSLPTGASIANSTLDLELGTTADVLTANANEGAGETALALSKFELFVPKNTNKKQANYQTTLNWTFSATP; translated from the coding sequence ATGAAATATTCAAAAATTTTATTATCAGCAGTTTTACTAGGTTCTAGCTTAGGTCTGGGAGTGACAGGATTTGCAGAAGATAAATCAACGGACGCTACAGTTGACTACACGACAGGTGGAATCACATTCGATCCAAATACTGGAGATGCGAGTGCTTCGTTACCAACAAATCTAAACTTTGGTTCTCATGCGATTCAGTCAAAAGTGGACGAAACTTGGGTTGCGACGACAGATGGTGTACAAGCTTCTCCGGTAACAACAGGGAGTGTAGCAATCAGCGACAATCGAGGAACGGATGGAACAGGCTGGACAGTAAAAGTTCTTCAAGCCGAACAATTCCAAGCTGGGTCAAATGAGTTGGCTGGAGCTGCCTTATCTATCGACGGTGGTGCGGTGACAAATAATGTCGGTTCTTTACCAACAGGTGCGAGCATTGCAAATAGCACGTTGGATCTTGAACTAGGAACAACAGCGGATGTATTGACTGCGAATGCGAATGAAGGTGCTGGTGAAACAGCATTGGCACTAAGCAAATTTGAACTGTTTGTACCGAAAAATACGAATAAGAAGCAAGCAAATTATCAAACGACTCTGAATTGGACATTCTCTGCTACACCATAG
- a CDS encoding YlbF family regulator, with protein sequence MANIYDTANQLERELREMNEFKALKEAYGEVQANEAAHTLFKEFQAFQQELQEKQMRGEEFSEEDAEKAQQLATEVQNTELINKMMEKEQAFSMIVNDLNRIIMTPIRDLYSN encoded by the coding sequence GTGGCAAACATTTATGATACAGCAAATCAGTTGGAACGTGAACTAAGAGAAATGAATGAATTCAAGGCTTTGAAGGAAGCTTATGGCGAGGTCCAAGCAAACGAAGCTGCTCATACACTATTCAAGGAGTTTCAAGCATTCCAGCAAGAACTGCAGGAAAAACAAATGCGTGGCGAAGAATTTTCTGAAGAAGATGCTGAGAAAGCACAACAGTTAGCAACGGAAGTTCAAAATACTGAATTGATCAATAAAATGATGGAAAAAGAACAAGCCTTCAGCATGATCGTGAATGACTTGAACCGAATCATCATGACACCGATTCGTGATCTGTATAGTAACTAA
- a CDS encoding PBP1A family penicillin-binding protein, with protein sequence MDFKEFMRKTGSVIKRFWAWLKPHLIRFHKWRKRIWKKYQINKIILLLAMVAVLVTSIYLFTLAKAANVKALKEGLQQSTVIYDKNNDEAGKLFGQKGTFVELDQISPYIQDAVVSTEDRNFYKHNGYDIKGIFRAVIGRVTMGRIVGGGSTITQQLAKNAYLTLDQTLDRKAKELFLAIEIEKKYSKEDILAMYLNNSYFGNGVWGVEDAAKRYFGVSASEVTIGEAATLVGMLKGPGIYNPIDNLENAVNRRDTVLQLMVENNKLDQATADGEAGVELANLLSDGYTDADSDYRYPYYFDAVVDEAVDRYGIKEEDLLTKGYKIYTALDQTYQQAMEQTYTNDALFPPNAEDGAIVQSGSVALDPKTGGIQGVVGGRGEHVYRGFNFATQTKRSPGSSLKPISVYTPALEAGYTPASILQDQLQDYYPAQNFSRTFQGEVPMYQALGESLNAPAIWLLNQIGLDKGYDKTKAFEIPLNEADKRYPLALGSIETGVSPMNMAAAYSAFANGGQLAEAHLITKIVDSTGAVVIDKTDAKTKQIISQETADEITSMLLGVFSSGSGINADPYGYVMAGKTGTTETGFDSTKTNDQWVVGYTPDVVLATWLGYEITDENHYLEGTSATHASNVFNSQASGILPNTPNTPFTVADAYATGGEVVDAGDAGMTSNGWQDNVKDIGGQVQEGAKNIGDQIKEGWDNVKEGVSDFFGGLVGE encoded by the coding sequence ATGGATTTTAAAGAATTTATGAGGAAGACCGGTTCGGTCATCAAGCGATTCTGGGCGTGGCTTAAGCCTCATCTGATTCGGTTTCATAAATGGAGAAAACGAATTTGGAAAAAGTACCAGATCAATAAAATCATTTTACTACTGGCGATGGTTGCCGTATTAGTAACAAGCATTTATTTATTTACTTTGGCGAAAGCAGCAAATGTAAAAGCCTTAAAAGAAGGGCTTCAGCAGTCGACAGTTATTTATGACAAAAATAATGATGAAGCTGGAAAGCTGTTTGGTCAGAAAGGAACCTTTGTTGAATTAGATCAGATTTCACCCTACATTCAAGATGCAGTCGTCTCAACAGAGGATCGAAATTTTTATAAGCACAACGGCTATGATATCAAAGGGATATTCAGAGCGGTAATTGGTCGAGTTACCATGGGGAGAATTGTTGGAGGCGGAAGTACAATTACGCAGCAGCTGGCAAAAAATGCTTATCTGACTCTTGATCAGACCCTTGATCGAAAAGCGAAAGAGCTGTTCTTGGCTATAGAAATTGAGAAGAAGTATTCAAAAGAAGATATCTTAGCAATGTATCTGAACAATTCCTACTTTGGAAACGGAGTTTGGGGCGTAGAGGATGCTGCGAAACGTTACTTCGGTGTCAGTGCATCAGAGGTGACGATCGGTGAGGCTGCTACGTTAGTGGGGATGCTGAAAGGACCGGGAATCTATAATCCAATCGACAATTTGGAAAATGCAGTCAATCGTCGCGACACGGTTCTTCAATTAATGGTAGAAAACAATAAGTTGGATCAAGCGACAGCGGATGGTGAAGCTGGCGTTGAGCTAGCGAACTTACTTAGCGATGGCTATACGGATGCTGATTCGGATTATCGCTACCCATACTACTTTGATGCGGTAGTCGATGAAGCCGTGGATCGTTATGGAATCAAGGAAGAGGACCTTTTGACGAAAGGCTACAAAATTTATACAGCCTTGGATCAAACATACCAACAAGCAATGGAGCAAACCTATACCAACGATGCACTGTTTCCACCGAACGCTGAAGATGGTGCGATCGTGCAAAGTGGATCAGTTGCATTAGATCCTAAAACAGGTGGGATTCAAGGAGTTGTTGGGGGACGTGGAGAGCATGTCTACCGTGGCTTCAACTTTGCGACACAAACCAAACGTTCGCCAGGCTCGTCCCTAAAACCAATCTCCGTCTATACACCGGCGCTAGAAGCTGGGTATACGCCTGCCAGCATTTTACAGGATCAACTACAGGATTATTATCCGGCACAGAATTTTAGCCGGACCTTTCAAGGGGAGGTACCTATGTATCAAGCCTTGGGTGAAAGTCTAAATGCACCGGCAATCTGGCTTTTGAACCAAATTGGTTTGGATAAGGGCTATGATAAAACGAAAGCATTTGAGATTCCACTGAATGAAGCAGATAAACGCTATCCTCTAGCTTTGGGAAGCATTGAAACGGGTGTTTCTCCGATGAATATGGCGGCGGCCTACAGTGCTTTTGCAAATGGTGGTCAGTTAGCCGAAGCGCATTTGATCACAAAAATCGTCGATTCTACAGGTGCCGTGGTTATCGATAAAACAGATGCGAAAACAAAACAAATCATTTCTCAAGAAACAGCGGATGAAATCACAAGTATGCTATTAGGGGTGTTTAGCTCTGGAAGTGGTATCAATGCAGATCCGTATGGCTATGTGATGGCTGGGAAAACAGGAACGACAGAAACAGGATTCGATAGTACGAAAACAAATGATCAGTGGGTTGTAGGCTACACGCCGGATGTTGTACTGGCAACTTGGTTAGGCTATGAAATAACCGATGAGAATCATTATTTAGAAGGAACCAGTGCGACCCATGCGTCGAATGTTTTCAATAGTCAAGCCAGTGGTATTCTGCCAAACACACCCAATACACCATTTACAGTTGCGGATGCTTACGCAACAGGTGGCGAGGTTGTTGACGCAGGAGATGCCGGAATGACAAGTAATGGCTGGCAGGACAATGTGAAGGACATTGGCGGTCAGGTACAGGAAGGCGCCAAAAATATTGGTGATCAAATCAAAGAAGGCTGGGATAATGTCAAAGAAGGTGTCTCTGATTTCTTTGGCGGCTTGGTCGGTGAATAA
- a CDS encoding metallophosphoesterase family protein has protein sequence MKLLHSADLHLDRSFEGLKAFPEQVGQKLQDVNKRVLHNLIDTALKNQVDAVIFAGDTFHQSQTSIQTQAYFFEGLERLIKEDIHVMISFGNHDYYSAERYWFDFPEQVFLFEQEDVETHYFVTRNNERVAVSGFSYLHPWIEENKLSEFPRRASEADIHIGIYHGELSTNRDSRYAPFALSEMKALGYDYWALGHIHKPEVLSADPLIVYPGTPQGHTKKEIGVQGVGVVNLGNGPATIRFEETAEVYWEKTRYSLKEYRTKKEALTFLEKGLFDEATHRQTFLLKEIVLTDIEQLGEAFQIACTNGEILSYLQKKTAETGRLFVFQLSTKGESSFQKIPIRASAQLLEQLEKNYLQPEIFAEAAKELLQQPQFSKMQPIDALWREKCIERADQHIKEYFMIKEDQ, from the coding sequence ATGAAATTATTGCATAGTGCTGATTTACATTTAGATCGTTCATTTGAGGGCCTGAAGGCTTTTCCGGAGCAAGTCGGACAAAAGCTTCAAGATGTCAATAAACGGGTTTTACATAACCTTATTGATACAGCGTTGAAAAATCAGGTAGATGCCGTTATTTTTGCCGGTGACACGTTCCACCAAAGCCAGACGTCTATCCAGACGCAAGCGTATTTTTTCGAGGGGCTGGAACGACTAATCAAAGAAGACATCCATGTGATGATCAGTTTTGGAAATCATGATTATTATAGTGCGGAGCGGTACTGGTTTGATTTCCCAGAACAGGTCTTTTTGTTTGAACAGGAGGATGTGGAAACACATTATTTTGTTACGCGAAACAATGAACGAGTGGCTGTTTCAGGGTTTAGTTACCTGCATCCTTGGATCGAGGAGAATAAGCTGTCGGAGTTTCCGCGAAGAGCATCAGAGGCAGATATTCATATTGGTATTTATCATGGAGAGCTGTCAACAAATCGTGATTCCAGGTATGCGCCCTTTGCTTTGAGTGAAATGAAAGCTTTAGGCTATGATTATTGGGCATTGGGCCATATTCATAAGCCGGAGGTGCTGAGTGCAGATCCATTGATCGTTTATCCCGGAACACCTCAAGGGCATACAAAAAAAGAAATCGGTGTACAGGGAGTTGGTGTTGTCAATCTGGGGAATGGTCCGGCAACGATTCGTTTTGAGGAAACAGCAGAGGTCTATTGGGAAAAAACGCGTTACTCTCTAAAAGAGTATCGTACAAAAAAAGAGGCGCTGACCTTTCTGGAAAAAGGACTATTTGACGAAGCAACACATAGGCAGACATTTTTGCTGAAGGAAATTGTTTTGACAGATATTGAGCAGCTTGGCGAAGCGTTTCAAATCGCCTGTACAAATGGAGAAATACTGAGCTATTTGCAAAAGAAGACGGCAGAAACAGGCCGATTGTTTGTTTTTCAACTTTCGACCAAAGGCGAGAGCTCATTTCAAAAAATACCAATTCGAGCTTCTGCTCAATTATTAGAACAGCTAGAAAAAAATTATTTGCAGCCGGAAATATTTGCAGAAGCAGCCAAAGAACTTCTGCAACAGCCGCAATTTTCTAAAATGCAGCCAATCGATGCCTTATGGCGGGAAAAATGTATTGAGCGAGCGGATCAGCATATTAAGGAATACTTTATGATCAAGGAGGATCAGTAA
- a CDS encoding ATP-binding protein gives MKILSIEIAGFGKWQQKTIEFSSNNQLIYGKNEAGKSTIYQFIQAILFGFPAKGKKRKNYVPQGGGSYGGRLWLEHPLYGKVQVERLKELNKGQAKVYMGDQIGDEALLTQILHPLTKELFQTVFTFQQEQLTQLDKLDEEELQTSLLALGISGSDQMLKTREEYGKSAQEIYKSKGSRPMLNIKLEEYQQLMEKISHKEKEEQQFNHILAELYETEQAMIEQRAVVLQMKQQLEKVEKQLLNYPLFEEWTELNKKQVDTSVVVDAGEKEQLLSLYQEYKFLKEEQERVNRTIQSSVGGHDRSAEYLFYLNEEASIKAFLDKRYTINKLVSEIEWMTQSMEQNRQELRSLEQKWGWSEEQPPRLFFEDSQLTELREGIVSRKVQLQTAEEQERSLEASILSQEKNLEDFEAVNQRVFQRDRQSKKQPQNRKMISICLAGLAVVSLLGGFLTSGSVRWGLLGVAVICLITVGIMLFMPQKNTNDQVKKQWQQKLSNLDYLNEQLHQTQEQITTLYEEEEHLQHYIQKQTRDNHLGKMDRLEFWMNHKEEIKRYLLLISTTQELQRQIEEDKETQNQWLRQTERFVSWLPIVGKSLADRVAIISDFADEMEQIRFAQGNNADIYTKQSLKEVREKQQVVLEAARPLLYNYQILALEDVPDKLQVYTQNESVGKRLAELEQLLNGMYPKEITEQQLLSQKYEQSARLTAAEEEIFRLQKEEQRLLYSRQQMIEDGTLDSLYQALAGLEAEIEELAVDWSGYRLAEQLVVDLLTELSEQQLPALLEQAVRYFRLLTNQAYTDIQLQEGKLQLENASGQHFAVYDLSTGTKDQLIMAIRFAFLSLQGEKSVFPIMIDDGWLHYDNERKRHLARLFQLFGETQQIICFSSDQEMVSYYQENKQPVVQLEGKKDEKNS, from the coding sequence ATGAAAATCCTTTCGATAGAAATTGCCGGATTTGGCAAATGGCAGCAAAAAACAATTGAATTTTCCAGTAATAATCAGTTGATTTATGGCAAGAATGAGGCTGGAAAATCAACGATTTATCAATTTATCCAGGCAATCCTGTTTGGTTTCCCTGCGAAAGGGAAGAAACGAAAGAACTATGTCCCACAGGGAGGCGGAAGCTATGGTGGTCGTCTCTGGCTGGAGCATCCATTATACGGAAAAGTTCAGGTTGAGCGGTTAAAAGAGCTGAATAAGGGACAAGCCAAAGTATATATGGGGGATCAAATTGGAGATGAAGCGTTATTGACGCAGATTCTCCATCCGCTAACCAAGGAGCTGTTTCAAACAGTCTTTACGTTTCAACAGGAGCAGTTGACACAACTGGACAAGCTAGATGAGGAAGAGCTGCAGACCTCGCTGTTGGCACTGGGAATTTCGGGCAGCGACCAGATGCTGAAAACACGGGAAGAATATGGTAAAAGCGCACAGGAAATCTATAAAAGTAAAGGCTCTCGTCCTATGTTGAATATCAAGCTTGAAGAATATCAGCAGCTTATGGAGAAAATTTCACACAAAGAAAAAGAAGAGCAGCAATTTAATCATATTTTGGCTGAACTTTATGAAACCGAGCAAGCAATGATTGAACAGCGGGCAGTGGTTCTTCAGATGAAGCAGCAACTGGAAAAAGTGGAAAAGCAGTTACTGAATTATCCTCTCTTTGAAGAATGGACAGAGTTGAACAAGAAGCAGGTTGACACATCTGTTGTTGTTGACGCAGGTGAAAAAGAGCAACTTTTGTCTTTATATCAAGAATATAAATTTTTGAAAGAAGAACAGGAACGAGTGAATCGAACCATCCAATCTAGTGTGGGTGGGCACGACCGATCGGCTGAATATCTATTTTACTTAAATGAAGAGGCGTCCATCAAAGCGTTTCTTGACAAGCGTTATACGATCAATAAGCTAGTATCTGAGATCGAATGGATGACGCAATCGATGGAGCAAAATCGGCAGGAACTGCGCAGCCTTGAACAGAAATGGGGCTGGTCAGAGGAACAACCGCCGCGCTTGTTTTTTGAGGACAGTCAATTGACAGAACTTCGGGAGGGCATCGTTAGCCGGAAGGTTCAACTGCAAACAGCAGAGGAGCAAGAGCGTTCTTTAGAAGCAAGTATTCTCAGCCAAGAAAAAAATCTTGAGGATTTTGAAGCGGTGAATCAACGTGTTTTCCAACGAGATCGTCAGAGTAAAAAACAACCTCAAAATAGAAAAATGATCAGTATATGTCTTGCTGGACTAGCAGTGGTCAGCTTGCTTGGCGGTTTTTTGACGTCAGGTTCAGTGCGCTGGGGTCTGCTAGGGGTCGCAGTTATATGTTTGATAACCGTAGGTATAATGTTATTTATGCCGCAGAAAAATACAAATGATCAAGTGAAAAAACAGTGGCAGCAAAAGCTATCCAATTTGGATTATCTGAACGAACAGCTACATCAAACCCAAGAACAAATTACTACTCTTTATGAAGAGGAGGAGCATTTGCAGCACTATATCCAAAAGCAAACACGCGACAACCATCTAGGGAAAATGGATCGACTTGAGTTTTGGATGAACCATAAGGAAGAGATCAAACGGTATCTTTTATTAATTAGTACGACACAGGAGCTTCAACGTCAAATAGAGGAAGACAAAGAAACTCAAAATCAATGGTTACGTCAGACCGAACGATTTGTTAGCTGGCTTCCGATCGTTGGGAAGAGTCTTGCTGATAGAGTAGCAATTATCAGTGATTTTGCTGATGAAATGGAGCAGATACGCTTTGCCCAAGGAAACAATGCGGATATCTATACGAAGCAATCCCTAAAGGAAGTTCGTGAGAAGCAGCAGGTTGTTTTGGAAGCCGCGCGCCCATTGTTGTACAATTATCAGATTCTCGCATTAGAGGATGTGCCTGACAAACTACAGGTTTATACTCAAAATGAGTCTGTCGGGAAACGGCTGGCAGAGCTGGAGCAGCTTTTGAATGGCATGTATCCAAAAGAGATTACGGAACAGCAGCTTCTGTCACAAAAATATGAGCAGAGTGCGCGACTGACTGCGGCAGAGGAGGAAATTTTCCGCCTGCAAAAAGAAGAGCAACGCCTATTATACAGCCGTCAGCAAATGATTGAGGATGGGACCTTGGATAGTCTGTATCAGGCATTAGCTGGACTTGAAGCCGAGATTGAAGAGCTTGCTGTGGATTGGAGCGGCTATCGTTTGGCTGAGCAATTGGTAGTGGACCTTTTGACGGAGTTGTCTGAACAACAGCTGCCCGCTTTATTGGAACAGGCGGTACGCTATTTCCGATTATTGACCAACCAAGCCTATACAGATATTCAACTTCAAGAGGGAAAACTGCAGCTGGAAAATGCGTCTGGACAGCATTTTGCGGTATATGACTTATCTACAGGAACAAAGGATCAACTGATTATGGCTATTCGATTTGCTTTTCTTTCATTGCAAGGAGAAAAAAGTGTTTTTCCAATCATGATCGATGATGGCTGGCTGCACTATGATAACGAAAGAAAACGCCATTTAGCTCGATTATTCCAACTTTTTGGTGAGACACAGCAAATCATTTGTTTTTCTTCTGATCAAGAAATGGTAAGCTATTATCAAGAGAATAAACAACCAGTGGTTCAATTGGAGGGAAAAAAAGATGAAAAAAATTCGTGA
- a CDS encoding adhesive domain-containing protein: protein MRVKGGRNPKKLKRFLSKKNFFVCYFVINLVVAGGFTGVLSYFFNNEEASAAVLDVEILSNMQTSNNSNTSSTVRWQPTVTNQPVNFTISGAGLANVSANLVGKKYGVLVIPSQLSGKVTPNGNAQVDTNVTVDLSKVALLKPTFDALDGLITLIDNIQKGALSLVGVSFDLTEVNKQLALLDSLETLGHTTYSATTVGDARSIYLNMDEGLGTILAGNLRQILVNLNTAVQNLKVTVTTPIVGDAVAAVINPVLNTVKPALNTAITTLLPALGVGGAAVQQLADASVLGQTTITLPTFVSGPGSITSNLDARFVGTVIKSSVIDIDLLNTANATSYIYFAGETFAMNNTLLPDALNFGVHPIQTKLDELFTATAGGVSGAAQTTGTVSVTDTRSTTKNWQVKVAQSGQWKNTSSYALSMPILKIYGGTMTTDYSAGVRSISGRDVELIDGSQQEVLAVSNVTASGTTSLTLPKFDLFVPKNTVKKIGQYKTTLIWTVTESP from the coding sequence GTGCGTGTTAAGGGAGGGAGAAATCCAAAGAAGTTGAAGCGCTTTCTTAGTAAAAAAAACTTTTTTGTCTGTTACTTTGTGATCAATTTGGTTGTTGCAGGAGGATTTACAGGAGTCTTATCGTATTTTTTTAACAATGAGGAAGCGTCTGCTGCGGTGTTGGATGTAGAGATTTTGTCTAATATGCAGACCTCGAACAACAGCAACACAAGTTCAACCGTAAGATGGCAGCCGACCGTAACCAATCAACCCGTAAACTTTACGATTTCCGGTGCTGGATTAGCAAATGTTTCGGCGAATTTAGTCGGAAAAAAATATGGTGTACTTGTTATCCCATCGCAGTTATCCGGTAAGGTGACACCTAACGGAAATGCTCAGGTGGATACGAATGTTACCGTAGATTTAAGTAAAGTAGCTCTATTAAAACCTACTTTTGATGCGTTAGATGGATTGATTACGTTAATCGACAACATCCAGAAGGGTGCATTAAGTTTGGTCGGAGTCTCTTTTGATTTGACGGAAGTAAATAAACAGCTTGCTCTACTAGACAGTTTAGAAACACTAGGTCATACCACCTATTCGGCAACGACAGTCGGCGATGCCAGATCAATTTATCTGAATATGGATGAAGGCCTGGGGACTATTTTAGCGGGGAATCTAAGACAGATATTAGTCAACTTAAATACGGCTGTTCAAAATTTGAAAGTGACTGTGACCACACCTATAGTAGGGGATGCCGTAGCTGCCGTTATCAATCCCGTGTTGAATACAGTTAAACCGGCATTAAATACCGCAATTACTACATTGCTGCCTGCATTGGGTGTTGGGGGAGCAGCTGTTCAGCAGTTAGCTGATGCCTCTGTTTTAGGGCAGACGACGATCACATTACCAACATTTGTCTCAGGTCCCGGTAGTATTACAAGTAATTTGGATGCAAGGTTTGTAGGCACGGTAATCAAGTCATCGGTTATTGATATTGATTTACTTAATACAGCAAATGCAACCTCTTATATTTACTTTGCCGGTGAAACCTTTGCGATGAACAACACCTTACTGCCGGATGCCCTGAATTTTGGGGTGCATCCAATTCAGACGAAGCTGGATGAGCTTTTTACAGCGACAGCGGGTGGTGTCTCGGGGGCTGCACAAACAACAGGAACAGTCTCGGTGACAGATACACGATCTACTACGAAAAACTGGCAAGTCAAGGTAGCGCAGTCTGGTCAATGGAAAAACACAAGTAGTTATGCACTCAGTATGCCTATATTGAAAATCTATGGCGGCACTATGACTACAGATTATTCAGCAGGTGTGCGAAGCATAAGCGGTAGAGATGTAGAGCTGATCGATGGCTCACAACAGGAAGTCTTAGCCGTTTCTAATGTTACTGCGAGTGGTACAACCAGCTTGACGCTCCCGAAATTCGATCTGTTTGTACCCAAAAATACGGTAAAGAAAATAGGTCAATACAAAACCACACTTATCTGGACTGTAACAGAGAGTCCATAG
- a CDS encoding ASCH domain-containing protein, translating into MNQSVEALWNEFVELHDIKDGHYTAWSFGRTPEMADELLQEVLLGEKRGTSGLKRAYELENEELPKAGDYSILLDGRGEAAAIIQAKLIDILPYKNVTDLHGYLEGEGERNLAFWRKVHRPFFEAELNEANEEFTEEHLVVYEYFDVVYRKK; encoded by the coding sequence ATGAACCAATCAGTTGAGGCGCTATGGAATGAATTTGTAGAATTACACGATATTAAAGACGGCCATTACACGGCTTGGAGCTTTGGGAGAACGCCGGAAATGGCGGATGAATTGCTTCAGGAGGTCTTGCTTGGCGAAAAAAGAGGAACCTCTGGGTTGAAACGCGCCTATGAGTTGGAAAATGAAGAGCTTCCCAAAGCCGGAGATTATAGCATTCTTTTAGACGGTCGAGGTGAAGCTGCAGCAATCATTCAAGCAAAGCTGATCGATATTTTACCCTATAAAAATGTAACGGATCTTCACGGGTATTTGGAAGGTGAGGGTGAGCGGAATCTTGCCTTTTGGAGAAAAGTCCATCGTCCATTTTTTGAAGCAGAGCTAAATGAAGCGAACGAAGAGTTCACAGAAGAACATCTTGTGGTGTATGAGTATTTTGATGTGGTTTATCGGAAAAAATAA
- a CDS encoding 3'-5' exoribonuclease YhaM family protein has product MKKIRELAIDEVFELFLLIKNADVRTAKNGKKFIAFTFQDTSGTIDGKYWDASEEEIQRFESGKVIMLNGKREVYQGNPQVKIIHMRLARPEEPNQPALYMERAPLKREDMVEEINQTVFEIANAHWQRIVRHLLTKYQKEFFDFPAAKRNHHAFAHGLAYHTLTMLRLGKAICQEYEDLNAPLLYAGIILHDLGKVKELSGAMSTEYTLAGNLIGHLVLVDEEITSACQALKIDEADEDVTILRHMVLSHHGLLEYGSPVRPRIMEAEILHQIDNMDASIQMMLTSVRQAEPGTYTDRIFGMDNRSFYVPKNI; this is encoded by the coding sequence ATGAAAAAAATTCGTGAGCTTGCGATAGATGAAGTTTTTGAGCTGTTTCTATTGATTAAAAATGCAGACGTACGTACAGCTAAAAATGGCAAGAAGTTTATAGCATTTACTTTTCAGGATACATCCGGAACGATCGATGGAAAGTATTGGGATGCTTCCGAAGAGGAAATTCAACGCTTTGAGTCAGGAAAAGTTATCATGCTGAACGGGAAGCGTGAAGTATATCAAGGCAATCCGCAGGTGAAAATCATTCATATGCGTTTGGCGCGTCCGGAGGAACCGAACCAGCCTGCGCTATATATGGAGCGGGCACCATTGAAACGAGAAGATATGGTTGAAGAAATCAATCAGACTGTTTTTGAAATAGCGAATGCTCATTGGCAGAGAATTGTTCGTCATCTTTTGACGAAATATCAAAAAGAATTCTTTGATTTTCCTGCGGCTAAGCGTAATCACCACGCGTTTGCACACGGATTGGCCTATCATACCTTGACGATGCTGCGTTTAGGGAAAGCCATCTGTCAGGAGTACGAAGACTTGAATGCCCCCTTGTTGTATGCGGGGATCATTTTGCATGATTTGGGCAAAGTGAAGGAATTGTCAGGCGCAATGAGTACAGAATACACATTAGCTGGTAATTTGATCGGTCACTTAGTCTTAGTGGATGAAGAAATCACAAGTGCTTGTCAGGCATTGAAAATCGATGAAGCCGATGAAGATGTGACGATCTTGCGCCATATGGTCTTGTCCCATCATGGACTATTGGAATATGGATCTCCTGTAAGACCAAGAATCATGGAGGCGGAAATCCTTCATCAAATTGACAATATGGATGCATCGATTCAGATGATGCTAACTTCTGTCAGACAGGCAGAGCCTGGAACTTATACAGATCGAATCTTTGGTATGGACAATCGCAGCTTCTATGTGCCTAAAAATATCTAA